Proteins encoded within one genomic window of Pieris brassicae chromosome 12, ilPieBrab1.1, whole genome shotgun sequence:
- the LOC123717329 gene encoding NADH-ubiquinone oxidoreductase 49 kDa subunit, which yields MASLVNVLLRKSANLNNSKGLLKNIPAIYNVNQDRKGHRWLPDPTFMKQFEGPVLFADEFPTPLTHPPYHGIVTPTEKQVKNMIINFGPQHPAAHGVLRLVLELDGEIVRAADPHIGLLHRGTEKLIEYKTYTQALPYFDRLDYVSMMCNEQCYSLAVEKLLNIDIPLRAKYIRTLFAEITRILNHIMAVGTHALDVGALTPFFWLFEEREKMMEFYERVSGARMHAAYIRPGGVSLDMPLGLMDDIYEFASKFGERLDEVEDVLTTNRIWVQRTKDIGFVSAQDALNYGFSGVMLRGSGIKWDLRKTQPYDAYHLVDFDVPIGTNGDCYDRYLIRVEEMRQSLRIIEQCLNQMPAGEVKTDDAKLTPPSREEMKTSMEALIHHFKLFTQGYQVPPGTTYTAVEAPKGEFGIYLVSDGSSKPYRCKIKAPGFAHLAALEKVGKNLMLADIVAIIGTLDVVFGEIDR from the exons ccAAGACCGAAAAGGCCACAGATGGCTGCCAGACCCTACATTTATGAAACAATTTGAGGGACCTGTTTTATTTGCGGATGAATTCCCTACTCCACTGACTCATCCACCATACCATG GTATTGTAACACCAACTGAGAAACAAGTTAAAAACATGATTATTAACTTTGGCCCACAACACCCTGCTGCTCATGGTGTGCTGCGTCTTGTGCTAGAATTAGATGGAGAG ATAGTTCGAGCTGCAGACCCTCATATTGGTCTACTCCACCGTGGTACAgagaaattaattgaatataaaacatacacgCAAGCATTGCCATACTTTGACAGATTGGATTATGTGTCTATGATGTGCAATGAACAATGTTACAGTTTAGCAGTAGAAAAGCTtctaaatattgatatacCACTGAGAGCAAAGTACATAAGAA CCTTATTCGCGGAAATAACTCGTATTCTTAACCACATAATGGCGGTGGGAACACACGCCTTGGATGTAGGAGCGCTGACACCATTCTTCTGGCTGTTTGAGGAGCGAGAGAAAATGATGGAATTTTACGAGAGGGTCAGTGGCGCGAGAATGCACGCGGCCTATATACGACCAGGGGGAGTGTCGTTG GACATGCCTCTCGGTCTAATGGATGATATATATGAGTTCGCAAGCAAATTTGGAGAAAGATTGGATGAAGTTGAAGATGTTCTTACAACTAACAGAATTTGGGTACAAAGGACCAAGGATATTGGGTTTGTGAGCGCGCAGGACGCGCTAAACTATGGATTTAG tggTGTAATGCTCCGTGGGTCTGGTATCAAATGGGATCTTCGTAAGACACAACCTTACGACGCGTATCACCTTGTGGACTTTGACGTGCCTATCGGTACCAACGGGGACTGCTAtgatag GTACCTAATCCGTGTGGAAGAGATGCGCCAATCTCTGCGTATCATCGAACAGTGCCTTAACCAGATGCCTGCTGGAGAGGTCAAGACTGATGATGCCAAACTGACGCCGCCATCCCGAGAAGAGATGaag ACATCCATGGAAGCCCTAATCCACCACTTCAAGCTGTTCACTCAGGGTTATCAAGTCCCTCCTGGAACCACTTACACGGCTGTGGAGGCTCCCAAAGGAGAATTCGGGATTTATCTCGTATCTGATGGCAGCTCAAAGCCTTACAG ATGCAAAATAAAGGCACCCGGCTTCGCTCACTTAGCGGCGTTAGAGAAAGTAGGCAAAAACCTCATGTTGGCAGATATCGTAGCTATCATTGGAACACTAGATGTTGTGTTCGGAGAAATCGACCGATAA
- the LOC123717387 gene encoding protein suppressor of forked, giving the protein MSIDEVEIDWGNERLSRAQRAVEANTYDVDSWSLLIREAQTRPINEVRTVYEKLIAAFPTTGRFWKIYIEQEMKARNFEKVEKLFQRCLMKILNIELWRLYLNYVKETKCMLPTYKEKMAQAYDFALDKIGLDIHAYPIWNDYVTFLKSVDAVGSYAENQKISAVRKVYQRAVITPIIGIETLWKDYIAFEQGINTIIAERMAMERSREYMNARRVSKELETVTRGLNRNMPATPPTADREEMKQVELWKKYISWERSNPLRSEDTALVARRVMFAIEQCLLCLAHHPDVWHQAAQFLDHSSKLLTEKGDSNAAKLFSEEAAAVYERATSGPLKQSTLLHFAHADYEESRLHYNKVHQVYTRYLDMEDIEPTLAYVQYMKFARRAEGIKSARTVFKRAREDPRSRYHVFVAAALMEYYCSKDKNIAFRIFELGLKKFSHIPEYVLCYIDYLSHLNEDNNTRVLFERVLSSGSLKPESSVDIWNKFLEFESNIGDLVSIVKVEKRRQAVLEKIKEFEGKETAQLVDRYKFLDLYPCTIAELKSIGYTEVAAMSNRSWALGGALAGISPELAAVILGQKDNDPNKDIARPDTNQMIPYKPKSNPLPGEHPIPGGAFPVPPAAAHLCTLMPPPSSFRGPFVAVDRLISLFNRISLPDRPPAPTQENGCDTKLFDLARSVHWIVDDDGLTTVTNKARRRKAGEDSDDDELGVAPPVNDIYRQRQQKRVK; this is encoded by the exons ATGTCGATAGATGAAGTGGAAATC GATTGGGGTAATGAGCGTTTAAGCAGGGCTCAACGTGCTGTAGAAGCAAATACATATGATGTGGATTCCTGGTCTCTCCTAATACGGGAGGCTCAAACACGACCTATCAACGAAGTTCGGACTGTGTATGAGAAACTTATTGCTGCCTTTCCTACTACAGGAAGATTTtggaaaatttatatagaGCAGGAG ATGAAAGCGAGAAACTTTGAAAAAGTAGAAAAG TTGTTCCAGCGATGTCTTATGAAAATCCTAAACATTGAGCTGTGGCGGTTGTATCTTAATTATGTTAAGGAAACAAAGTGTATGCTGCCAACTTACAA AGAAAAAATGGCGCAGGCCTACGACTTCGCATTGGATAAAATTGGTTTGGACATTCACGCCTACCCAATATGGAATGACTATGTGACCTTTCTGAAGTCTGTTGACGCTGTGGGATCGTACGCTGAGAACCAAAAAATCTCGGCTGTTAGAAAG GTGTATCAAAGAGCTGTTATTACTCCAATTATTGGAATAGAGACTTTGTGGAAGGACTACATTGCCTTCGAACAAGGAATTAATACTATTATAG cgGAACGTATGGCAATGGAGCGATCTAGGGAATATATGAATGCGCGGCGTGTGTCCAAAGAGCTGGAGACAGTTACTCGAGGCCTTAATAGGAATATGCCGGCAACACCACCCACAGCAGATAGAGAGGAGATGAAACAG GTGGAATTATGGAAGAAATATATATCCTGGGAGCGTTCTAATCCTCTTCGTTCTGAGGACACAGCATTAGTGGCAAGACGGGTTATGTTTGCCATAGAACAGTGCCTATTGTGTCTGGCGCACCATCCCGATGTGTGGCATCAGGCTGCACAGTTCTTGGATCATTCTTCAAAGTTACTGACGGAGAAAGGG GACTCAAACGCTGCTAAACTATTCTCTGAGGAAGCGGCAGCGGTATACGAGCGAGCGACGAGCGGTCCGCTCAAGCAATCGACGTTATTGCATTTCGCGCATGCTGACTATGAAGAAAGTCGGCTGCATTATAATAAG gTACACCAAGTGTACACCAGATACTTGGACATGGAAGATATCGAACCCACACTTGCCTACGTCCAGTACATGAAGTTCGCTCGAAGAGCTGAAGGGATCAAATCTGCTCGAACTGTGTTTAAAAGAGCAAGAGAGGATCCTAG ATCCCGCTACCACGTCTTCGTAGCAGCTGCCCTTATGGAGTACTATTGCTCAAAAGACAAGAATATCGCGTTCAGGATATTTGAACTGGGACTCAAGAAATTCTCACATATACCCGAATACGTGCTGTgttatattgattatttatcgCATTTAAATG AGGATAACAACACGCGTGTACTCTTTGAACGGGTTCTATCTTCGGGTAGTTTGAAGCCGGAGAGCTCAGTTGATATTTGGAATAAATTTTTGGAGTTTGAGTCGAATATTGGAGATTTAGTGAGCATTGTCAAAGTTGAGAAGCGGAGACAAGCTGTATTAGAAAAg ataAAAGAATTTGAAGGCAAGGAGACAGCTCAATTAGTGGACCGATACAAGTTCCTTGATCTCTATCCCTGTACGATTGCTGAGTTGAAATCAATTGGATATACTgag GTGGCAGCAATGTCAAACAGATCCTGGGCGCTAGGGGGCGCTTTGGCCGGAATATCACCAGAACTTGCGGCTGTCATTTTGGGGCAAAA AGATAACGACCCGAACAAGGACATAGCCCGACCTGACACAAATCAGATGATTCCATACAAACCTAAATCAAACCCACTCCCTGGGGAACATCCTATACCtg GTGGGGCATTCCCCGTACCTCCAGCGGCAGCTCACCTGTGCACCTTGATGCCTCCGCCATCTTCATTCCGAGGTCCATTTGTGGCTGTGGACCGATTAATTTCACTCTTCAATAGGATATCGTTGCCCGATAGAC CACCTGCGCCGACGCAAGAAAACGGATGTGACACGAAGCTGTTTGATCTAGCCCGGTCAGTTCACTGGATTGTCGATGATGACGGCCTGACTACTGTTACAAATAAG GCCCGAAGAAGAAAAGCCGGCGAAGATTCTGATGACGACGAGTTGGGAGTTGCGCCTCCTGTCAACGACATCTACCGCCAAAGACAACAGAAACGGGTTAAATAG
- the LOC123717247 gene encoding U6 snRNA-associated Sm-like protein LSm2 translates to MLFYSFFKSLVGKDVVVELKNDLSICGTLHSVDQYLNIKLSDISVIDPDKYPHMLSVKNCFIRGSVVRYVQLPADEVDTQLLQDAARKEATVSTR, encoded by the coding sequence atgttgtTTTACTCTTTTTTTAAGTCTCTTGTAGGAAAAGACGTAGTTGTAGAATTGAAGAATGATCTAAGTATCTGCGGAACATTGCATTCGGTAGACCAGTatcttaacataaaattgtCGGATATTAGTGTGATTGATCCCGATAAGTATCCTCATATGTTATCAGTCAAGAATTGCTTTATCCGAGGATCTGTAGTTCGATATGTGCAGCTACCAGCAGATGAGGTAGATACCCAACTTTTACAAGACGCGGCCAGGAAAGAGGCAACAGTATCAACAAGATGA